Proteins found in one Acanthopagrus latus isolate v.2019 chromosome 3, fAcaLat1.1, whole genome shotgun sequence genomic segment:
- the cica gene encoding protein capicua homolog isoform X1, translating into MKPIKKQGRRSPPSTRAKGGKRRGAGDAPEGGEKRDSDENRDRSRSPQNRTPSSSYSSNSHSESSQVDPIRARDTSEGEGLHREGLSEATVSLVMDSGKVLTSSDDRSGRSAVSSHSDSGGSSCSNSSTPSANNSPNPASSRKTATFKARVPKKKYTSEHCSSSITGNHSNPSTSTPPPLPLSGGVINHGSTGSGSDICVSHRDGNSQSRSLMDDFQNRTTGREGPRDSSPGPPILTLGGDRERPGRGEGLRDAERVSPSPLPRCSSTDTASEHSADLEVVSDTHPLTQMSTHGPPSLSDALSDALAKGLKNQRVLARQLRRRIDEEGGSERRDEGGSSDLVFRAGVVRKVSGEFGSLEVQLNGEKTLWRYPYRHDSPPGVVDIILDAPPPGVHQIPIGTRVCVPFGNEEGSEGQWQWYREGVVNQVDTHPAVANRYRVLLSEERSHSMDEEENGRGAAGPTQAVWVSRQTLRLLVPPWDLDLPSGGGRDGDEGLRDKEREREDREEIDVEQEVCRLSRGMVPGVGSVMGRGIPYPGMVPVSSTSGHITSPVTPASVLSIAPGREWEIEKDLERERDLQRKQDRERERERERENSAKQHQPQQHHPYMPLTPEEDMEVSHFNMVPVGAIIPGAKTMAVPQHRHIVSKPPPGYLNPHLSVVRGIGIPPAHMALNPHPPPSPVLLGLDPATAAAAAAGAVITTSQLPPLPPISSSTTSSSRLEKASGGGSSSGAGGGGSGSGSTSSSSSRSRTPLTAAQQKYKKGDVVCTPTGIRKKFNGKQWRRLCSREGCSKESQRRGYCSRHLSMRTKEMEASGGGRERGGASSTGTLTPSDLRLSGGRASSDYDWDETSRESSEASSRGGDSRPRLVLPSLLPQDLSRFDFDECEAATMLVSLGGSRSGTPSFSPISNQSPFSPTPSPSPSPLFGFRPANFSPITAPASLTPRRHRQLSGTKMGTPGVERERHLSGIVPTFQTNLTFTVPMSPSKRKLDSHPPPPLPAVQDCQSKPEQQQLVGLGGGMVGDTLLGHNPAAFRVLSPQSQPTTPSSLSFPRPRSATSRPPSSAASTPPPMLVSPTPPSPLPQEPSPRRIVPLRDSPVIVRNPDVPLAKFSDGPLGRRERSRSREHSQPQHTAPGLQVPVPINGATTNGAVLLRNPTSTLVLVTSSSSLAPATAGHTALSSPSTPGSMPTSSGSILSSSGSGGRERERKPEGHQDASGGALQQPVACHPTPTALLPLILPAESPHPAPRKQIIMGRPGTVWTNVEPRSVPVFPWHSLVPFLEPSQSGAAAQPADGQQLVNQSKEPRCGVALVSDGRTGPPDLERGSPSRPPPTNDNPPTDRGGADSETESDTDDPFSPGVASDPAPSSGPMKRRTQSLSALPKDGDRKREKDHIRRPMNAFMIFSKRHRALVHQRHPNQDNRTVSKILGEWWYALGPNEKQQYHDLAFQVKEAHFRAHPDWKWCNKDRRKSLSEGRGTPKESRERSMSESIDPHPESQVLEGKGGGSGWPGGSERQGGLFAGQHPRPRAFSQSAVHTLEQRERERDLEKEDGASLFRHRTLPQSLYQGGVSEDVTSDEERMVICEEEGDDDVMEDSCPEGSIDLKCKERVTDSDEDEPDGQHGFQPVARSSLPSSSPSIPHSDSTSAKGNAGGGGGGGGGGGGEEGSERKRKRAPDGGEEGSDGGSKGEETAAGVGEGGGGGGQGVSSLSIAGLTSNAQTPIALAQQGSTQVLSGVRMAPTMVTNVVRPIASTPIPIASKPVDGAVTLSSLPQDKKAAILIGGGGPQQLPITAGGGYLSSSSSPSPVSVSPLGSSGLVTNLVLGGSFPAAQPVQLLTPQPHAQTPLPVLQPQLHPTAATSSLTPPAGAKPLAQVQYILPTESPSSPQLTHQQILSLPTNAAVANGVHSGAGIRVASVSPGTRVQTQSPVLQSKMLVPMATVRTGSTPPHPSISLVAPPLPVQNGPATANKIIQIAPMPVVQTSVHPNGAAAVHPGSPFPVSMATVMTPGAAPPQTVLLTSPPTRITYVQSGPGVTTVQQATAAPGPAYLPPSLATLGFTAIAPAGQTLVQPMAGQPPLLAQAPPLSCQSQTPPGQASGAAGRQVLTAIYPAPTVALATGVVSMTTMPPAVAAPAQDIMNPSSPLATGVQGSAVAPSHPNVAVELEPKVEVKRESQLDCQAEDGGYAWSSCAATTAVKKEEDTGLYIKEENLRDGHCQETRSEMDRERERGMKENSEKKGSRETGRDDHSMGDSSKEAGPRSLPPPPSGLDPPPPPPAERDPPTSSKKTKFRPPPLKKTPDSFDKKHSGVSTEMYFEERFAELPEFNPEDVLPSPTLQSLATSPRAILGSYRRKRRNSTELEVTAEDPSSPRRKTRRLSSCSSEPNTPKSAAKCEGDIFTFDRAGTEGEDLLGDLDRVPYSSLRRTLDQRRALVMQLFQDHGFFPSAQATAAFQARYSDTFPTKVCLQLKIREVRQKIMQTATPGTIEPGGSAEANPAPSHSSSFNQSSQEDGGAEQQGDKGRSPEEPKSEGS; encoded by the exons atgaagcCGATAAAAAAGCAGGGCCGgcgctctcctccctccacccgGGCCAAAGGGGGGAAGCGCCGTGGAGCGGGGGATGCCCCagaaggaggggagaagagagactCAGAtgagaacagagacagaagcagatCCCCACAAAACCGTACACCCTCCTCATCTTATTCATCTAATTCACACTCAGAATCCTCGCAGGTAGATCCAATCAGAGCACGAGACACTTCAGAAGGGGAAGGGCTTCACAGAGAAGGGCTCTCAGAGGCGACAGTGTCACTTGTGATGGATTCTGGGAAAGTGTTGACATCCTCGGATGATAGATCAGGGAGGTCAGCTGTGAGCAGCCACAGTGACAGCGGTGGGAGCAGTTGTAGTAACAGCAGTACGCCAAGCGCCAACAACAGCCCGAACCCCGCCTCCAGCCGAAAAACAGCCACCTTCAAGGCCCGCGTTCCTAAGAAGAAATACACCTCCGAACACTGCTCGTCATCTATCACTGGTAACCATAGCAACCCTTCCACCAGcacgcctcctcctcttcctctcagtggTGGGGTCATCAACCACGGGTCAACGGGTTCAGGAAGTGACATCTGTGTCTCGCACCGTGATGGCAACAGTCAGAGTCGGAGCCTGATGGACGACTTCCAAAACAGGACGACTGGCAGGGAGGGGCCTAGGGATAGCTCCCCAGGACCCCCTATCCTGACTCTGGGAGGGGACAGGGAAAGGCCTGGAAGAGGTGAAGGGCTGAGAGATGCCGAGCGAGTGTCGCCCAGCCCCCTGCCCCGCTGCTCCTCAACAGACACCGCCAGTGAGCACTCAGCTGACCTGGAGGTAGTCAGCGACACACATCCCCTCACACAGATGTCTACACATGGACCACCCAGTCTCTCTGATGCGCTGTCTGACGCTCTTGCCAAAGGGCTGAAGAATCAGCGAGTTCTTGCCCGCCAGCTCAGGAGAAGAATtgatgaggagggaggcagCGAAAGGAGGGATGAAGGTGGGAGTTCAGACTTGGTGTTCCGGGCTGGAGTGGTCCGTAAAGTCAGCGGTGAGTTTGGAAGCCTGGAGGTCCAACTGAATGGGGAGAAGACACTGTGGCGTTATCCGTATCGACATGACAGTCCCCCAGGGGTGGTGGACATTATCCTGGATGCCCCGCCGCCTGGGGTCCATCAAATACCTATTGGAACCCGAGTCTGTGTACCATTTGGTAATGAGGAGGGCAGCGAGGGCCAATGGCAGTGGTACAGAGAAGGTGTGGTGAACCAGGTGGACACACACCCTGCGGTGGCCAACCGCTACCGAGTCCTGCTGTCTGAGGAAAGATCTCACTCTATGGATGAGGAAGAGAATGGTAGAGGGGCAGCTGGCCCCACCCAGGCAGTGTGGGTCTCCCGACAAACACTCCGGCTTCTGGTGCCGCCATGGGACCTGGATCTGCCGTCTGGAGGAGGGCGAGATGGAGATGAGGGGCTCAGAGATAAGGAAAGGGAACGGGAGGACAGGGAAGAGATTGATGTGGAGCAGGAGGTTTGTCGCTTGAGCCGGGGGATGGTACCTGGTGTGGGGTCAGTGATGGGGAGAGGAATCCCCTATCCAGGCATGGTCCCTGTTTCCTCAACATCAGGCCACATTACTTCCCCGGTAACTCCTGCATCAGTCCTCAGCATTGCTCCAGGCCGAGAGTGGGAAATTGAGAAAGacttggagagagagagggacctccagagaaaacaggatagagagagggaaagagagcgagaaaggGAGAACAGTGCAAAGCAGCAtcaaccacagcagcaccacccATACATGCCACTCACCCCCGAAGAAGACATGGAGGTGTCCCACTTTAACATGGTCCCAGTGGGGGCAATCATACCTGGGGCCAAAACAATGGCAGTTCCCCAACACCGCCACATTGTCTCTAAGCCCCCACCTGGCTACCTCAATCCCCACCTGTCTGTGGTGCGGGGCATCGGGATCCCCCCTGCACACATGGCCTtgaacccccacccccctccttcACCTGTCCTGTTAGGCCTTGacccagcaacagcagcagctgcagcagctggtgctGTCATTACCACATCCCAGCTCCCTCCACTCCCTCCCATCTCCTCTTCCACCACATCCTCCTCCAGATTAGAGAAGGCCTCAGGAGGAGGTTCTTCCAGtggagcaggtggtggtggCTCCGGATCAGGTTcgacttcctcctcctcctcacgtTCCCGCACCCCACTGACTGCTGCCCAGCAAAAGTACAAGAAGGGAGATGTGGTCTGTACGCCAACAGGCATACGTAAGAAGTTCAATGGGAAGCAGTGGAGGAGGCTGTGCTCCAGAGAGGGCTGCTCTAAAGAGTCACAGCGCCGAGGATACTGCTCCAGACACCTCTCAATGAGGACCAAGGAGATGGAAGCCAGTGGAGGCGGACGGGAACGGGGTGGAGCCAGCAGCACAGGGACCCTCACGCCATCGGATCTGCGACTGAGTGGTGGGAGAGCCAGCTCAGACTATGACTGGGACGAGACATCACGGGAAAGCAGCGAGGCCAGCAGCCGTGGAGGAGACTCCCGTCCCCGCTTGgtccttccctctctgctcccccaGGACCTCTCTCGTTTCGACTTTGATGAGTGTGAGGCAGCGACCATGCTGGTCTCCCTGGGGGGCTCCCGCTCAGGCACACCCTCATTCTCCCCAATTTCCAATCAGTCGCCATTCTCCCCTACCCCATCACCCTCACCCTCCCCGCTCTTTGGCTTTCGGCCTGCCAATTTCAGCCCCATCACTGCTCCCGCCTCACTTACTCCACGCCGCCATCGCCAGCTTAGTGGCACTAAGATGGGCACGCCAGGTGTTGAGCGAGAGCGCCACCTGTCGGGTATTGTGCCCACTTTTCAGACCAACCTCACTTTCACAGTCCCCATGAGCCCCAGCAAGAGGAAGCTTGACAGCCACCCGCCTCCTCCGCTGCCTGCAGTCCAAGATTGCCAGTCCAaacctgagcagcagcagctggtgggcTTAGGGGGAGGGATGGTGGGAGACACACTCCTGGGCCACAACCCAGCTGCATTCAGAGTCCTCTCCCCTCAAAGTCAGCCCACAACACCCTCCTCACTTTCCTTCCCCCGGCCTCGTAGCGCCACCAGCAGACCACCatcctctgctgcctccacgCCTCCACCCATGCTGGTCTCTCCCACTCCTCCCTCCCCGTTGCCCCAGGAACCCTCCCCGCGCCGAATCGTGCCCCTCCGCGATTCTCCGGTCATTGTCCGTAACCCAGATGTCCCCCTGGCCAAGTTCTCTGATGGTCCATtaggaaggagagagaggagccggTCCAGAGAGCACAGCCAGCCCCAACATACAGCTCCAGGCCTGCAGGTCCCTGTCCCCATCAACGGGGCTACCACCAATGGTGCAGTTCTCCTGCGCAACCCCACATCCACACTTGTTCTGGTCACCTCCAGCTCG TCCCTGGCTCCAGCCACAGCGGGCCACACTGCCCTGTCCAGCCCCTCCACCCCAGGATCGATGCCCACTTCATCGGGCTcgatcctctcctcctctggctccggaggcagggagagggagaggaaaccCGAGGGACACCAGGATGCCTCTGGAGGGGCGCTGCAACAGCCAGTAGCCTGTCACCCGACGCCAACTGCCCTGCTGCCGCTCATACTGCCAGCTGAGTCGCCTCACCCTGCTCCACGCAAGCAAATCATCATGGGACGGCCAGGGACTG TTTGGACCAACGTGGAGCCGCGGTCGGTGCCAGTGTTCCCTTGGCATTCGCTCGTCCCTTTCCTGGAgcccagccaatcaggagcgGCTGCCCAGCCTGCTGATGGCCAACAGCTTGTCAATCAGAGCAAAG AGCCTCGTTGTGGTGTGGCCCTAGTGAGCGACGGGCGAACCGGTCCTCCGGACCTCGAGAGGGGATCGCCGTCACGCCCTCCCCCGACCAATGACAATCCTCCTACAGACAGGGGCGGGGCTGACAGCGAGACAGAGAGCGACACAGATGACCC TTTCTCTCCGGGTGTGGCCAGCGATCCAGCGCCCTCCTCTGGCCCCATGAAGAGACGCACACAGTCCCTCAGCGCCCTGCCTAAGGACGGAGACAGGAAG AGGGAGAAGGACCACATCCGCCGTCCCATGAATGCATTCATGATCTTCAGTAAACGCCACCGCGCCCTGGTGCACCAGCGACACCCCAACCAGGACAACCGGACAGTCAGCAAGATCCTGGGGGAGTGGTGGTACGCTCTGGGGCCCAACGAGAAGCAGCAGTACCACGATCTGGCCTTCCAG GTAAAAGAGGCCCACTTCAGAGCCCACCCAGACTGGAAGTGGTGCAACAAGGACCGCAGGAAGTCACTGTCTGAGGGCCGTGGGACGCCAAAGGAGTCACGGGAAAGGAGCATGTCGGAGAgcatag aTCCCCATCCAGAGTCCCAGGTGCTCGAGGGGAAGGGAGGAGGCTCGGGCTGGCCAGGGGGATCGGAGCGTCAAGGGGGGCTGTTTGCAGGGCAGCACCCTCGTCCCCGAGCCTTTTCCCAGAGTGCCGTGCACACcctggagcagagagagagggagagagacctGGAGAAG GAGGACGGGGCGAGTTTGTTTCGCCACCGGACGCTGCCTCAGTCTTTGTACCAGGGCGGGGTCAGCGAGGATGTGACGAGTGACGAAGAGCGCATGGTCATCTGTGAGGAAGAGGGGGACGATGATGTCATGG AGGACTCCTGTCCTGAGGGCTCCATTGACCTCAAGTGTAAAGAGAGAGTGACGGACAGCGACGAAGACGAACCGGATGGACAG cATGGCTTCCAGCCAGTGGCTcgctcttctctcccctcttcctctccctccatccctcactcTGATTCCACCTCAGCTAAAGGGaatgcaggaggaggtggaggaggaggaggaggaggtggtggtgaagaGGGctctgagaggaagagaaaaagagctccagatggaggagaggaggggagcgATGGAGGATCCAaaggagaagaaacagcagcaggtgtaggagaaggaggtggaggaggcgggCAGggtgtctcctctctgtccatcGCTGGCTTGACATCCAACGCCCAGACTCCCATCGCTTTGGCCCAGCAGGGTTCAACCCAGGTCCTCAGTGGTGTCCGCATGGCTCCCACCATGGTGACCAATGTTGTACGACCCATCGCCAGCACCCCCATCCCCATCGCCAGCAAGCCAGTGGACGGAGCCGTCACCCTCAGTTCCCTGCCCCAGGACAAGAAAGCCGCTATCCTGATTGGAGGAGGTGGACCTCAGCAGCTGCCAATCACTGCAGGGGGTGGGtacctgtcctcatcctcctctcccagTCCAGTCAGTGTCAGCCCTTTGGGGAGCAGCGGCCTGGTCACTAACCTGGTGCTGGGAGGGTCCTTCCCCGCTGCCCAACCAGTGCAGCTCCTCACCCCGCAGCCGCACGCACAAACCCCCCTACCTGTCCTCCAGCCCCAGCTCCACCCCACTGccgccacctcctccctcacccctcCCGCCGGCGCCAAGCCGCTAGCTCAGGTCCAGTACATCCTGCCTACCGAGAGCCCCTCCTCCCCTCAACTCACCCACCAGCAAATTCTCTCCCTGCCCACCAATGCCGCCGTGGCCAATGGCGTGCACTCGGGGGCGGGAATCAGAGTTGCATCAGTCAGCCCCGGGACcagag TCCAAACCCAGTCGCCTGTCTTGCAGAGCAAGATGTTGGTTCCCATGGCAACAGTGAGAACAGGGTCtactcctcctcatccttccATTTCCCTGGTCGCTCCGCCTCTTCCTGTGCAGAACGGCCCCGCAACAGCAAACAAG ATCATCCAGATCGCTCCCATGCCTGTGGTTCAGACCAGCGTTCACCCTAACGGCGCAGCAGCAGTGCATCCTGGGAGCCCCTTtcctgtttccatggcaacggTGATGACTCCCGGTGCCGCACCCCCACAGACCGTTCTTCTGACCTCTCCACCCACCAG GATCACTTATGTCCAGTCTGGCCCGGGAGTCACCACAGTCCAACAGGCCACAGCCGCACCAGGCCCGGCTTATCTCCCACCATCTCTGGCAACACTGGGCTTCACCGCCATCGCCCCGGCCGGACAAACCCTTGTTCAGCCGATGGCCGGTCAGCCGCCACTGTTAGCTCAAGCCCCACCCCTGAGCTGTCAATCGCAGACCCCTCCAGGTCAGGCGTCAGGAGCCGCTGGTCGTCAG GTACTAACTGCCATCTACCCCGCACCGACCGTTGCACTGGCTACTGGCGTGGTCTCTATGACAACCATGCCACCCGCAGTGGCCGCCCCAGCCCAGGACATTATGAACCCTTCCTCTCCGTTGGCGACAGGGGTGCAGGGTTCAGCGGTGGCACCCTCTCATCCtaatgttgcagtcgagctgGAGCCTaaggtggaggtgaagagggagagccAGCTGGACTGTCAGGCTGAGGACGGAGGATACGCGTGGTCAAGCTGTGCTGCCACCACAGCAG taaaaaaagaggaggacacTGGCCTGTACATCAAAGAGGAAAATCTGAGAGATGGACACTGCCAAGAGACACGAAGCGAGAtggacagagagcgagagagagggatgaaggagAACAGTGAGAAGAagggaagcagagagacaggcagagatgACCACAGCATGGGTGACAGCAGCAAAGAG GCTGGACCTCGTTCCCTTCCTCCACCACCCTCAGGTTTggaccctcctccacctccccctgcGGAAAGAGACCCCCCCACTTCCTCAAAGAAGACCAAGTTCCGACCCCCACCGCTCAAAAAGACACCTGACTCCTTCGATAA gaaacACAGCGGTGTGAGTACGGAGATGTATTTCGAGGAGCGTTTCGCTGAGCTTCCAGAGTTTAACCCAGAGGACGTCCTGCCTTCGCCCACTCTGCAGAGTCTGGCCACCTCGCCAAGAGCCATCCTGGGAAGCTACCGCAGGAAGAGACGCAACTCCACCG AGCTAGAGGTGACAGCAGAAGACCCCAGCTCCCCGAGGAGAAAGACCCGTCGTCTCTCCAGCTGCAGTTCGGAGCCCAACACCCCCAAAAGCGCCGCCAAGTGTGAAGGAGACATCTTCACCTTTGACAGAGCAG GTACAGAAGGAGAGGATCTTCTAGGAGATTTGGACCGGGTCCCTTACTCATCTCTGCGTCGAACTCTGGACCAGCGCCGGGCCCTGGTAATGCAGCTGTTTCAGGATCATGGCTTCTTCCCCTCAG CTCAGGCCACTGCAGCCTTCCAGGCGCGCTACTCAGACACCTTCCCCACCAAGGTGTGCCTGCAGCTGAAGATCCGCGAGGTGCGTCAGAAGATCATGCAGACAGCCACGCCCGGAACCATCGAGCCTGGAGGGTCAGCTGAAGCCAACCCCGCCCCGTCCCACAGCTCCTCTTTCAATCAATCATCCCAGGAGGACGGAGGGGCGGAGCAACAAGGAGACAAAGGAAGGAGCCCGGAGGAGCCGAAAAGTGAAGGATCCTAA